The genomic stretch atttagaaACTAGAAAAACTCTAAGCCCAAATTTTCATCAATCCATGAAGCCCATGTGAAAAAAGTCCTAAAGAATCTTAAAGGTCCATGCGTTTATTTAGTAATGAGCTTGAATGTTTCTTCACGCGTATTAGTGGAGGTGGGGTTCAATATTAATTAGTGTCATATTGCTAATTGATATAGAGGTGAGAGTTCTCCTCGTCAAACACGTCCAGGCTCAACATCTCCAGGAGTCTTAAGGCACTGCATACTCTAACAACATCGGAAATTTCTGAAAACATGCGAAACTTAAGAGTCGTAATGATAAATTGTAGCTACTGAAATGAGGTGTGCGCGCCAAAacacactaaggccttgtttggatgttgtcgtatcCACTttaatccatgtgtgttggtgtggattgatgtgaaatttagttcaagttccacttcaATCCACTTCAAcatatgtggattgatgtgaatccaaCAACATCCAAATAAGGCCAAAGTCACTGTTGGAGCCCGAGCCACATGGCCACATCCCCTTGTGAGACTTTTTTCAGCTCTCGTTTTCTGGCAAGAACAATAACTGAAACTTTACACCCGTTCATCCAGGGCGACCATCTGATGTTTACCAGATGAATACTTTTTAGCCAAAGTATGGTCGAATGATTTAATAAATCCATGTGTCTATTGGTCGGATCATTATCAGTCAGCTAGTGCGTTTGCTGCAGCTGAACTCCTTCCCACATGGGCCGCATGAATGGCTTGTTAAACATAGCGGGACACAAGCGAGCAAATCCTACAGCAGGATCCGGCTACAAAGGGAGGCTAGCAGATAAATCGCACACtgtcttataaaaatataaagattattattattcttcCAAGGTGAAGAAAGAGAAGGTGAATTGCACAGCAAGGAACAAGTAGTCGCTGTTGGCAAAGAAGGATGATGGAGGAGAAATGATTCTGTCTTGCAAAAGGGCCGGCGACAAGAAGAACACGGTAGATACCTTAAATGATAAACGGCCGAAAGGTGGGGGAAAAACACACACAGCAGACAGAAGGAACTGTTGGTTGAACCGTGTGCCTGTCATCCATCTATTTGGGACGGGGATAGAACAGGAGGAGCAAAAGCGTGATGGCTACGAAGGCTTTGAGCGAGGCACGAACGCGATGGCTACGGATGGGATGGAGTGATACGAACTGTAAGCGGAATCCTAGCTAGAGCACTTATGGAGCCGATAGTAatttccctccctccctccctctctctctctctctctctctctctctctctctctctctctctctctctctctctctctctctctctctgcaatGCAAATGGATGAGTTTTTTTTGACGTTAATAAATGGATGAGATTTCCTGCGCCAATTCGAGGTATCCAGTCTCTCTCGATCACACGGTGCGGAGCAATGACGTCCTCAGTTATttactactactagtagtagATTGCTTTGCTCTTAATTGGCGTTTATTACTCGACGTCGAAATCCAGCGTTCGTTTGGttcggcggccggccggccgaccgGGACCGAAAGCTAGCCCGACACCTTCCGCCGTCGCGATCCGTCCGCCGCGAGCCAAGTGGTGGCACCACCGGCACGGCCGCGCTGCGTCTTGCCCGCGCACGCACGGCATGGCACCGCCAACGCGGAGCCCACGCACTCCGcctcatcgacaaccgcccgcGCGCGCACTGGCCATCGCTGGCGCTCGCTCCAACCACCGAAAACCACCCGTGTTCTGTCCTGTGCCGCTGGCTGTGCGCGCCGCACGAGCACAATTACACAGCGACCGCGCCCGCGTCGGCGTCGCGCGCGGTGTGCGTGGCGAGGAACACCGAGTGGGACGCGCGCTCCCCCTGTCTCCTTCCCCGGGCGACCGATGATGGAGATCACTCGGCACTCGGCAGGCACGGCACCCGTTGCTATGCTAGCAGCGACGCGCGCATGACCCCCACCGCACTAGACGCGTGCGCTAGCTGCTACTACTGTCTATCCCACTGCTATGGTGGCCGCGCAAATCACTTGTGCGATCTTAGCTAGAACGCAAACACGATGATGACATGATGTGCAAGTGCAATATATGCAGACGCTAGTATATTTATTAAGGCAGTAGCCACCGCTCGGCGTCGCCGGATGGCTAGCTAGAAAGCTCGCTTCGCCAGAAACGAAAACAAAACGCTTTGTCGGATGGTGAGGCCGGCCTACATGTTCATGTCGGAGTACCCAGCTAGCCCCGCCTGATGCCCTGAcgatgaaaatgaaaatgaaaatgaacgCAGCAAATGATTCCTGAGAACGGAGAGAATATATAAAGGAGCTAGGCGCTTTCCCCTTTAACAAGACAGACAGCCGCTCAGCTCGCTGCTACGTGTGTGGCAGGCTTTGCCTCGCGACACCGGCTGCTGTGGCGGTGGCGCTCCGATGGATGCTCCTCGCGATCGCGCCGCGCGCACTGGCCGTATACACAGTGGGGTCGAGCCTGTTCGCTTAGTTGAGAAGTTATGGTATATTATTCGTtaatttattgtaagagaaataGCAACACACTGGCTCTGGAGAGTAACGTGGCAGCTTTGGAAGAGGACGGCAAGTAGGAGTTGGTGAAGGAGCCGTGGGGAATTGTTTGATTCCCGATCGACTCATCTGCCGCTGTCCCCTCTCGACGTCTCATCTGACGACGACGGAGGGAGATCACTGGCCGGCGTGCGTATCTTTTGTTTCTTAACAGTTAACATAGGACGACAACGTACAGGGTCTGATTCGGTACTACCACACACAGACACAGCTAGGATAAGGTGAGAATAAAAAATCAGAATTGAGATCATATATCACATTTGTGAACCGTGGTTGCTCCAATTTATTTAAGCAAAAAAGGAGCCAGTCGGCATTCAGTAACCAACCCACAGGTAAAAGTGGCCAAGTGGGGGAAATGGCGTGCCATGCAATCGGATAGCAATAGAAACCGGATATCGTTGCAGTAGTGGATAATATGATCAAACAGAATGTGCCACTTTTATAAGCATATAAACAGAAATCGTTGGATTCGACTGATGTTTAGCTTTGAAAATGCATAACTAAGGTCCTTTGTTCCCATCGCACTGTTTAGCTTTCCTTGCGACTCCCGAACGAGGAGTGGACGCGAATTGAACAGGGAGGTCGAAGACGACCGAGAGAAAATCAAATCTTCAGACTACTACGGCTAATTTCGTGGAGATCACTGACATCATCGATATCTCAATGTGACGTATTCAGTGATTGCTTCACGGAATTTgcatgatatatgtatattaaGGAAACTTGAAGTTATCTACGGAGTAATACGTACGACACCACCTGACCACCCCCGTATTGCATTACTCGACACAATAAATCATTTTTTTGCGAAGGTATTAAAGTCAACTGTCACGGTCGCTGACGCAAACTAGCAAACTAGCTAGCAAGCTACCAGGCTgctaaaaaaattttgcaaaataggaatagtactacTCTTGATTGtattttgacaaatattatccaatcatgtactaactagactcaaaagattcgtctcgtcaattccgactaaactgtggaattagtttttattttcgtctatatttaatactttatgcatgcgtctaaagatttgatgtgacggagaatctgaaaaattttacaaaattttttagaaactaaacagggccaaaGTTAtcattgtttgtttgtctgatAAGTCATTATAGAAAGTAATTTATTGTGGAAGATAAATACTATTAAATAGTAGGCAGATTCGGCTCATAAATTCAATAAACATGCTAGTAACATCGCCAAATAGAGTGCTACCTTATCTAACCCGAATTCTGTGAAACACTAATTTTGACATAGACACATTGTAGTGAACACATGGAGTTGAATAAACAAGCCAAAAGAACACCGATTCTGGATTTAAGTTAAGTATGTGAACAAATGAGTAGTAGCAGTACACGCCCTACTTTACCACAtctcctgtttttttttttttttttggtgcttTTTTTTCACAGCAATCTCCATTGTTGAGGTTCTGCTATTTTTTTATCCTAAAAGAAATCCTATTTTATCCAAGCCGACAATTTAGAGAAAACACGCACGCAGATCTACTTCCGCCCGTAACTGTAAAAAAACAGTAGTATAGGCAGTATTATGCACAGAGAAGCAAGCAAGATCGGACCGTACGGAGGGCATGGAGAAATGGCGTTGGTTAGAACGGGTGATAGCTTCGGCGCAGCCCACTGACGTTGGCGAACAGCCCGACGAGTTCTTGCCTGTACGGCAGATACGAACGCCTccggctgccgctgccgccgccgccgccgcctctgccGTAATATCTCAACTGATTGGCCACGCTGCCCGCGTCGCCGCCTTTGTTGATGCCGCCGCCTgcttcctcctcttccttgatactacgacgaggaggctccggaacggcggcggcggcggtgaggaAGACGAACTTCTCCTTGCCGTCGCTGTGGCTGCGGCCGACGAGGCGGTCGCTGATGCGGCGCCAGCGGAGGACGGAGCCCGTGGAGCCGCTCTTCCGGCACCGGCGCGGGGACGCGGGCGCCGACGACTGCtgcccgccaccgccgccgggcGCCCACAGGCAGTAGGTCTCCGGCGGCACGCCCTCCAGGTCCTCGTCCCCGGCCCCggcgtcgtcgtcctcctcctcctcctggtcctgccACGCCCGCCGCGCACTCGCCGATCGCCCGTCCTGCTCCCGCGCGCGGAACTCCCGCTCCTCCAGCAGGAGCCGGCCCAGCGGCACCCGCACGGTGGCCgtctccggctccggctcctccACCTCCCCACGCGGAGACGGGGACGGTGGCCGGCCGAAGATCGGGTACACGGGCACGATGCACGCGTCGGCGGCGACCGGCGGGGCGGGGAAGCTGAACTCCTCGTCGCCGTCTGCTTCGTCCTCGACGACCTCGGCCTCCACGGCTGGAGACAGAGGCTCAGGCTCCGGAAGGTTCTCGGCGGGACCTTGGCCGGTGTCCTCCATGACGCGGATGACCGACTCTCTCCCAGCCGCGGCTTCCAAGATTTTTTTACCTCGCAGACTTGGTTTTGTGGTTTCTTTTTTTGTGTGTTGTCAGGAAAGTGGCGGCGCGAACGGAGAAGGGCGCTGTCGCGGTGTGGGATGATGAGCCCGAACCCAAGGCGTGTGAGGCGCGGCCTCGCGGGGGGTTAGCCGCAGATAAGGGGAGCTTTCCGTGACGCTGGCCGGTGGGCCTCGTCACGCGACTGGGACCACGGCTCAGTGGGAGACAGCGAGGATAGTTGTGGGGTAGTGGCGGTGGGCTGAGCCGCGACGGTGTCGTCTCGTCGTTGGAGGCCAGAGGCGCGGGAGCGGAACGCGGGACACGCGCTGGTCGGAGCCTCGGAGTGGGAGGGTGTGGCGCTGGCGCGCGGTGCTGGGGCCAGGGGAATGAGGCGGGGTAGCGGCGGTGGCAGTTCTAGAAGGCCGGGAACGCGAATGGGGGCACGCGAGATGGATGGATTCGCTCGCCTTTCCCGCGGAAGAGAACAGAGCCGAGGCGAGAACCCGCGATCCGGGTGTTCTTCTTCTGGTGGTTCATGGAACGCGGATGTGTGGCTTACCTAACCGCGGCGGAGGAAGGGGATCAGATCAGGTTCAGGGGGTTGAGTTGGCCGTTGGGCTCGTTGGATCGCTATCGCCTGCACCGCACACCGCGCACGGCTTTGCGCGCGCGCGACGCGGGGCAGGCTGTGGATTTGGTGGGTTTTGGTGACCCAAGTTCGATTCCATTCCTCCTTGGCCCTTGTCCCCTCagcttcttcctcctccctgcTGGCTGCTGGTGCTGGCCGGAACTCAAATTgtggttgtgtgtgtgtgtgctcgATGAATTCTGGGTTGGAATCCAGACAAATCGCCCCAAGCCCTGGCCCCGACTGATCGGCCGTCGTTTGCAGAGCTGTTGCCCGGTGCCGTCAGCTTCGTGTTCTTGGAAAGCGACTCATGTAGCCTCTGGTAGGTGACAGATTCTCTAGGATGGGGCAGAAATGTGACGCTAGTAGGATGGGAGCAGtacggttttttttttttttttttttgaggagcGGATGGGAGCAGTACGTGAACACTTGTGTGCGGCCACACCAAATGGCAAGGGACCAAGCTGTGCAGTCCGAGGGCCGAAACCGAGATGCCAGAGTGCTGGACCGTGGTCCGTGCTTTCCTTCTGGATGGACTGGACCAGGTGACGGCACAGGTTCAGTGCTATATGGTCCAGCCCATCACGGCGCGGCCGGTTTCTCAAAGCCTACAAAGTCCTGGCAGCGCTCATTTGCTCCTGACGAATCCTAAGTTTCTAATGGGCTGCAGTATTGTGCCATTCCTCTCTTCTGGACCCAACAGAAGTATTTGAACATTTTCCTATCAAAACTTTTTTTATGTCCTTTATTTACAACGGACTTTGCTATAAAACAGCGTCTCTTAAAGAACAGGTGACGTTTTCTTGACTGTCAAATTGCAATCTAGTAGTCGTACTCTACGTTGTTCGTTTAGCTGATAAGCTATAGCACGAAGTACTGTTGgctaatttgttgtgagaaaaaaaacacTGCTCGATAGCTGGTAGATTCGGCTAATAAGCTGCGGTAGTCCACCTCTAAGGTTGCTAACCGTGACCGTGAGGACCCTTTAATTTTCTTTCATGGAAAAGAAAGGCTCATTTAAGGCTCAGAAAAGTTATTACAATCCTGAGCAATAATCTGCTCAATACACTTCAACACCGCCGGGGCTGGCCTTACCGCTGACTGAAAGCATTTTAGGATGGAACTTGGCCCCTTTATTTTTAGTTTCACcgcgaatcttttgatcagatACAACTAATCACGTATTTGGTTAAAAAGACAGAGATCGTTTtttactagggccttgtttagttgcaatttttttttttgcaaaatgtgaatagtaccaatttcgtttgtatttgataaatattgtccaatcatggactaactaggctcaaaagattcgtctcgtcaattccgaccaaactgtgtaattagtttttattttcgtctatatttaatactttatgcatacgtttaaagattcgatttgatggagaatctgaaaaattttgcaaaatttttttgaactaaacaaggcctagaagcGAAAACAACTAAACTATTGGAGGACTAGGGATGAGAGATCTTGGAGTCccaaaccaaatcgagccttcAACTGAACAACTAAACAGAATTATTTTCTATGGGCATGGCATGGGCATGATACTCACTTCTGAGGCTACTGGATCCGGTTACCATCGAAGCTGATTAACTCTTCGTCACCAACCAACAGAATTACCGAATGGACCGTTGCTGTCACCGATTATAATCCTTTTGGTGGCGACTGATGCTTCTATAGTCTATCGACAGCTCATAGCTCGCCTTTCGCTTAGCGTGGTACTCCGTACTAAACAACAAAAGAGCTCGTGTGGTGGTGTCGGCCATTGACCAAGCAGAGCGAGGATGATGAAGGCGCGGAGACATGAACGACGAAACATGTTTGTTTGTGTCCTGTGTTTTGCACGAAGAAGACTGGAAGACGTAAGCATTCGTGCGTGAAAACATGTGTGTTGTGTCCTGTTTTGCACGAGGAAGAGTGTGCAGACGTAAGCATTCGTGCGCGACGAGGTGCCGGTCAAAGTCAAACCCCGACGGGGAAGTACAGTGGGTGCCTACCATACATTGGATATACTGTAATAAAGATCATAATTGCTCAGGTGGTCAGGCGAAATGGGGTACTGGTTTGCATTGCACAGTCGTTAGCGATGGAGTGGAGTGTATCCATGGATCGGCTTTAAGCAATCCGTCTGATCAGACACCGACGATCCGATTCGAGCCAAGGATTGTACAGTATCTGTATCTCTGGGGAAAAGGCAAAAGCAGGTACGGATTATATACAGAGAGTCAGGGATCGCCCAAAAAATTACAGCAACATTGAAGAACTCGACCGGTCAAATTAATTATGTACAGCTTGTAAAAATTACAGGTCGGGCTTCTTCCAGAACCaagtagagaaaaaggaaaaacaaatgGAAGGAACACGGCCACTTGGAAACTAGCTGATCACGAGCGGAAACTGCACAAGGCCCTCCGGGCTTGCCGCTGTGCCCTGAAGTCTGATGAAAGTGTTTCTGGTTCCCGGCTGGGGCTGCCTGCGCGGCGCACGCGACACGGCGACTTGCCGCCAAGGCGGGGCGAATCAAGCAGCGATCCCGGTGCCCGGCTCCAATCATGGCGCGTCGTCTCCATCCATCCAAAGCATCCCCAAGCGGATTCTCCTCGGAGCTCCGATGCATGCACGGACCATGTGTGTACTCTGACTTGACCGTGCACGGTCAGTGGACCTGCTTTTGCTTCCCAGACTTCCGGCATTGCCCCGGAGCTGACCGCCGGCGGCGGAGTCGGCGTCGTCGTCGTATCGGACGGCTTCGCCTGTCACGACTCGCACCGCAGGTCCACGTCCTTTCTGCCGCCGTCGCCGTTGCCGTGGGGAGGAGGGGTCACGGAGATGGACAGGCGGCCGAAGCCCCAGTGCCCCACCCGGTACATCTCCATCCACACCTTCTCCGCGTCGAGCCTGCCtgacgccgacgacgacgagttgCTCGCCCTCGCAGCCCGCAtgaccgccgccgcctcgccgcGAGCGTCCGCCTCCAAGCCCCACCACGCGCCATTCGacgcggcgtcggcgtcgtccAGCGGCTCCATCGCGCCGTGGCCGCGGCCGGCGAAGGCGTCACAGGAGCGGCGGCACTTGGCCTTGGCGTCGGGGCCGTCCATGTCGCGCACCCGCTTCTTGTGCCGCAGctcgccccgccgccgccgcagccgccgcaGGCATCGGCGCGCCAGGGCGAGCGGGGCCTTGACGAACGCCAGGCCCAGCAGGCTGACCACCGCGCAGGGGCAGCAGCCGAGCGCGATGGCGTCCGCCAGCGTCACCGCCACGCAGGACCGGCACGTCTGCGCCGTGCAGTCCGCCTGGTCCACCACCGGGACGGCCGACGCGGCGCCGGGCCCGTCGTGGTGGTAGAACCGCCCGCGCCGGCTCGCCTCCATCGCGCCACCGCCACCGTCACCGTCACCGCCGCCGCGACGAACACGAACCCCTGCGCTCCCGCCGCCTGTCAAGTCCTcatgccgatgccgatgccgatgccgatgccgctgccgctgcagcCTGTCCATcgcggggaggaggaggaggaatagGAGGAGCGAACCGTGAGCTGAAGCGCTACTGAAGAAATTATAGGCCAGACGGCCATGGCGTCACCGCATCACATCACATCACACGCACACCACCGAATTCGCATTCGCAGCGGGGTTTCGAGGGGGGGAGCGAGCGGGCAGCGGGAGGAGGAGCGTTGGCGAGTAAACGGGGGCAGTAATACTCCGCTCGCTGTGTGTGAGGCCTGAGGAGGGAAAGGTGTCGTTTTCCGGCACAGTGGCGGACCGGGAACACCGCCACATGTTGCGAAATGAGCCGCGGCATTGGACACATGCGGGGCGATGTGCCAAATCCCCCCTCGAAATGGAAGGTTTTGGCAGATGGCGAGGGATCAAGTAGACCAGGCCAGACCGACCGCCAAGACCCAAGACGGAACCGATGCCAACCATTAGGAGTTTAGGACGACGCTACTGTCACGCGAGCGCCACGTACAACAAGAAAACACTGGAGCTCAAAAGCAAGCCACAACACCACCTGCAAAAACTCGAGGCCGGGATGAGCTGCTCTGGGAGACTACTGTCCACACGTGAGAAACACACAGCAGTAAATACTACATTAGTAGTAACAGTAATCTGGCGAGCGACACAGACTGCTCGCGAGAGTAACGGTTTACGGTTACGGGGCCTCCAGGACTGCAGAAGCTGCTAGCCTATGGTAGGCGCCACCACCAGTCCAGTGTCCACCCCGCAGCAGCTCTCTGCTCTGTTGTTCTGCTCCCGGACTTAGCAGCCGGGGTACGGGAACATGGGTACGTTCCTCGTTCCGGGAACTTCGTTCCGAAACGTGGAACGGGAACATCATGGAACATCGTTCCCAAATGCGGTGGAACACGAATCATATATAGGAGCAATTATAGGAACGTCAGTCCCAAGCGACTATGGAACTTCGTGGTGTGTGTGCATACTGCGCCGTGCCCGTCCATGAGCGGTCGGCGAAAAATCTAGATGGTGATTGACTCATTCGCCTACACATGCAATGAGCCAAAAGGTTGGAGTTGGACAGCCCtaaatgaaacaaaaatacAATAGTAAACTATATCACGCTAGAAATCGAACTCATTTGGTTCAAAACAACATATAAAACTATCTGAGCCAACCACTACGTCCCAAACACGTTCCTTTAGAAAGTGGAACGCGTTCCGCAACTTAAAGGAACGAGACGAAGCTATATACCCCCTACGTTCCATAGTTTATGAGAATGTCGTACCGCGTACCACGTTCCCGTACCACGTACCCTATGTTCCGGGAACTTGGCTGCTAAGCTCCCGGAGCCCTCCTCTGCCGCTGCTTTTGGAGGAGAGACGGCACCGTACGCGCTCTGCTCTGCTTGGCGTCGGGGGGCCGCGGCCGGCCGGGCGCGGGTGGGGGGGGACTTTTCGTCCTGGTCCAGGGGGCACTGTGCGAACACGTTGGACGGGTACAGCCGGGAACTGTAGAGCACATCAGCACCCGACCATGCATGCTGATGCTGGCCAGGCAGCAGCACTGCAGCAGCCATGGCATGGATCTCTCGTCGCCCTCCGGCCGATTCCCTGCCTGTGCCAGGGCGGGACCGGCGGCCCGAAGGCCCGGCGTGGATTAAATTGCCGGGCTTCAAACGCCTGGGGCCCCGCTGCCCTGCACACCACCCTCGGTGCTGGCTGGCTGGATTTCTCTACTGCTACTGTAGTCTCTAGCGATAGGTACACTGCAGCAGATGATGCCCTTGCAAATAGCGCACCTAGAGGCTAGGCTTCGTTTTATAATTCAAAAGTTTTAATCCAGAACCTGGATTTCGCTTGTTTTACTGTACTATTGGAAGATGAGTCATCGATATTGACCGCAGGGTGAAATAGCTGGAGACCAAGGAGGACAGGGATGAGACATGTCGGCGTAGGAGGAATCTGATAGTATCTCGATCCGCTGTGGTTTTGTCTTGCAACGTGCATCGCATCACCCCCACTGATCAAGTGCCTAACCAGAGCTTGACGAGGCTACAAGAGCATCACAAACTCGAGATAATTAATAGCGTGTTGCATCACCAACCCATTCCGGAGCCATCCGAACCTAAATCCGACACTAGGGACTCCTTTGGATTGCGGCATACAATGGCGTCGTCCGGCACCAAATGGTTACGAACTTACGATCGTAGTTTAATCCTCGGAAAGAGGCCACCTCGTCCCAGTCACCCTGATCCGCGGATCCGGCAAACCAAACAGCCTATGAATGTTTGACCAGAATCAGggcccttgtttagatctaaaaatttttagaaatttGGACATTGTAGCGCtttcttttgtatttgacaattatcgtataattatagactaattaggtttaaaaaataaattataggcaaactacgtaattaattattttttgtctatatttattaTTTCATTTATGTGCCGTACGATTTGATTTGGCgaagaattttgaattttttttggattttttggcAAAGGCCCAGGATGAGGAAACTTGATGCTACCAACATCTGAGAAACAATGACGATTTTTGTCTCGTAGCTTTCTGCCATTCAACAATGTCTTGCATTTGCCTTTTACCAATCAACTAATTGTATTCATCCACTGATGCAGTGTGTGGGGTGCTAAGCAAAACTCGATTTAGATACTCCATATTTTTACCCATTAAAAAACTTTCACATTTAGAATCCAAAATCAtagtacttttttttttcctgagtAATACACATTGTGTGTGTTTATTATAGCGTCACAACAGCGCGCCTCTCCCTCTAGACATCAAACTCTATAACATTCAAAATTTCAATGTTGAGTGATATTCAGAGTTGAAATCCTCTTCTTACTGTAAATTTCAACATCAACCATGAATTAAATTTGATATATTAATTAACCAGCTACCAGTACTGcattagggcactcccaatgctagaaactacatgtagtttctatacctattaatttctatagacactatatatagaaactatgcttccaatggatagtttctatacaataatttgttatccaatcttattcattctctctccattctcaaccaatcatatcactttatgTCTTGGATTTCGCGTAGACTTGGTTTTTAagttagacccagtttctatgatttttgctctctctcttcaataactaccttgccacatcatcaaaatgcttaggtggcaccataattaatgtctatagaaactatgatgatttctgcattgggagtgctcttagtgcactcacaatgcaagactctatcacagagtccaagacatttaattacatattatttatgatattttgctgatgtggcagcatatttattgaagaaaaaggtagaaaaaataagactccaagtcttatttagactccaaatccacattgttcgaggtaataaataactttagactctatgatagagtctgcattgtgagtgtccttaGAAACGCCAAATGCTATTACAATTTGCCCTAATTTTCTATTACTCCTATCTCGAACAACAGGGGACAAGCATTCGTGTTTGAAGTACACGGTCGTCGCCAGAAATAAAGTCCTAACGCGGTGCAAATCCAGACACAGCAAATAAACAACGGGTTTGCAAAGCAGAGCGCAACCTGCCGTGTCGTCCCTGTCCCCAAATCATTGCAGGTTAGATTAGATGACCATAACCCGGAAGacacgatgatgatgatgattgcgCGCGGCGACCAAGCTGCACGCTTCCTTGATGGTGCAGCTCCCGTCCGGTGGTTAAGCAAAGCAGGCACATTTTAATGAAGTTAGCGTAGGTCCACACCCCCAAGGCCCCAACGGATTACGGAGCTAGTACGGAGTACTATGTGAACACTGTTTGAGGAAATCAGCTTGTTTACATGTGAACAAATTTTGGATTCCGCTACtgaagcactttcgtttgtttgtggtaaatattgtccaatcatagactaactaggatcaaaag from Sorghum bicolor cultivar BTx623 chromosome 3, Sorghum_bicolor_NCBIv3, whole genome shotgun sequence encodes the following:
- the LOC8061813 gene encoding uncharacterized protein LOC8061813; the encoded protein is MEDTGQGPAENLPEPEPLSPAVEAEVVEDEADGDEEFSFPAPPVAADACIVPVYPIFGRPPSPSPRGEVEEPEPETATVRVPLGRLLLEEREFRAREQDGRSASARRAWQDQEEEEDDDAGAGDEDLEGVPPETYCLWAPGGGGGQQSSAPASPRRCRKSGSTGSVLRWRRISDRLVGRSHSDGKEKFVFLTAAAAVPEPPRRSIKEEEEAGGGINKGGDAGSVANQLRYYGRGGGGGGSGSRRRSYLPYRQELVGLFANVSGLRRSYHPF
- the LOC8060136 gene encoding uncharacterized protein LOC8060136 isoform X1, with translation MDRLQRQRHRHRHRHRHEDLTGGGSAGVRVRRGGGDGDGGGGAMEASRRGRFYHHDGPGAASAVPVVDQADCTAQTCRSCVAVTLADAIALGCCPCAVVSLLGLAFVKAPLALARRCLRRLRRRRGELRHKKRVRDMDGPDAKAKCRRSCDAFAGRGHGAMEPLDDADAASNGAWWGLEADARGEAAAVMRAARASNSSSSASGRLDAEKVWMEMYRVGHWGFGRLSISVTPPPHGNGDGGRKDVDLRCES
- the LOC8060136 gene encoding uncharacterized protein LOC8060136 isoform X2, whose product is MEASRRGRFYHHDGPGAASAVPVVDQADCTAQTCRSCVAVTLADAIALGCCPCAVVSLLGLAFVKAPLALARRCLRRLRRRRGELRHKKRVRDMDGPDAKAKCRRSCDAFAGRGHGAMEPLDDADAASNGAWWGLEADARGEAAAVMRAARASNSSSSASGRLDAEKVWMEMYRVGHWGFGRLSISVTPPPHGNGDGGRKDVDLRCES